In a genomic window of Primulina huaijiensis isolate GDHJ02 chromosome 10, ASM1229523v2, whole genome shotgun sequence:
- the LOC140986775 gene encoding DNA damage-repair/toleration protein DRT102 — protein MEEQQQTVHSTTSRRLKIIAGADDFGCGLKDELVTQLRSLNIEVEDLGTSKYYSIGEEVGSRVHQAAKNNDGTETRGLVACGTGTGVSIFANKFPGVYAALCLTPGDAQNARSINNCNVLAVSGKSTPTTVAIEILSTFLDTPFKSPCPASGSEPWPEEIQSFLDRSVEEMSKIGDNNVSVVDPPCFICSLAKSRQDKDFTPVDVMPGGSMKLLRETPTSAIVRFKAGSVEPAHHHTFGHDLVVMRGSKCVWNLSKGEKYDLGVGDYLFTPAGDVHRVKYFEDTEFFIKWDGHWDLFLDEDLAAANAAIESENK, from the coding sequence ATGGAGGAGCAGCAACAAACCGTCCACTCTACTACGAGCCGCCGGCTGAAAATCATAGCCGGAGCCGATGATTTCGGATGCGGCCTCAAAGACGAACTTGTCACCCAGCTCCGCTCCCTCAACATCGAAGTCGAAGATCTGGGCACATCCAAATACTACTCAATCGGCGAAGAAGTTGGCAGTCGCGTCCACCAAGCTGCGAAGAACAATGATGGCACTGAAACCCGTGGCTTGGTTGCTTGTGGAACCGGCACTGGCGTATCGATCTTCGCAAACAAATTCCCGGGAGTTTACGCTGCGCTATGTCTAACCCCCGGGGACGCTCAGAATGCTCGTTCGATCAATAACTGCAACGTCCTCGCGGTGTCGGGAAAGTCCACCCCCACCACGGTCGCCATTGAAATCCTTTCTACGTTCCTCGACACCCCTTTTAAGTCTCCATGTCCAGCCTCCGGTTCAGAGCCCTGGCCGGAGGAAATCCAGTCCTTTTTAGACCGATCTGTTGAAGAAATGTCGAAAATTGGAGACAACAACGTCTCTGTTGTCGATCCGCCATGTTTCATTTGCTCGTTGGCTAAATCTCGGCAGGATAAAGATTTTACCCCCGTCGATGTGATGCCTGGTGGATCTATGAAGCTTTTAAGGGAGACACCCACTTCTGCTATTGTGAGGTTTAAGGCCGGGAGTGTAGAGCCGGCACATCACCATACTTTTGGGCATGATTTGGTGGTCATGAGAGGGAGTAAATGTGTGTGGAACCTGAGTAAGGGTGAGAAGTATGATTTGGGTGTGGGGGATTATCTGTTTACACCTGCAGGGGATGTGCATAGAGTGAAGTATTTTGAGGATACTGAGTTTTTTATCAAGTGGGATGGGCATTGGGATTTGTTCTTGGATGAGGATCTTGCTGCCGCCAATGCAGCCATAGAAAGTGAGAACAAATGA
- the LOC140986301 gene encoding zeta-carotene desaturase, chloroplastic/chromoplastic gives MAASASLCFPAYSNRGVFAGFSSGRRVSTQMTPRGLTVRSDLESNVSDMSVNAPKGLFPPEPEHYRGPKLKVAIIGAGLAGMSTAVELLDQGHEVDIYESRSFIGGKVGSFVDRKGNHIEMGLHVFFGCYNNLFRLMKKVGADKNLLVKEHSHTFVNKGGEIGELDFRFPVGAPLHGIRAFLTTNQLKTYDKARNAVALALSPVVRALVDPDGAMNDIRNLDNISFSDWFLSKGGTRMSIQRMWDPVAYALGFIDCDNISARCMLTIFSLFATKTEASLLRMLKGSPDVYLSGPIKKYIVDKGGRFHLRWGCREVLYDRLPDGGVYVTGLAMSKATQKKIVKADAYVAACDVPGIKRLVPRNWREWEFFDNIFKLVGVPVVTVQLRYNGWVTELRDLERARQLRQATGLDNLLYTPDADFSCFADLALTSPEDYYLEGQGSLLQCVLTPGDPYMPLLNDEIIKRVTKQVLSLFPSSQGLEVTWSSVVKIGQSLYREGPGKDPFRPDQKTPVKNFFLAGSYTKQDYIDSMEGATLSGRQASAYICNAGEELTALRKVIAVVEMEKAGAATITSDELTLA, from the exons ATGGCTGCTTCTGCTTCTCTTTGTTTCCCGGCCTACAGCAACCGAGGTGTGTTTGCGGGATTCAGCAGTGGCCGCCGTGTGTCCACTCAGATGACGCCTCGGGGACTCACAGTTCGTTCGGATTTGGAGTCGAATGTCTCTGACATGAGTGTAAATG CCCCAAAGGGTTTGTTTCCACCGGAACCAGAACACTATCGTGGACCCAAGCTGAAGGTGGCCATCATAGGAGCTGGGCTCGCAGGCATGTCCACGGCAGTCGAGCTTCTGGATCAAGGCCACGAG GTTGATATCTATGAATCGAGGTCATTCATTGGTGGAAAAGTAGGTTCCTTTGTTGACAGGAAGGGAAACCACATTGAGATGGGGCTGCATGTTTTTTTTGGTTGCTATAATAATCTCTTTCGCTTGATGAAAAAG GTGGGCGCTGATAAAAATCTCCTTGTGAAGGAGCATTCTCACACTTTTGTTAACAAAGGGGGTGAAATTGGCG AACTTGATTTTCGTTTTCCGGTCGGAGCACCACTACATGGAATCCGTGCATTTCTGACAACAAATCAGCTCAAG ACTTATGATAAAGCAAGAAACGCCGTGGCTCTTGCTCTTAGTCCCGTTGTGAGGGCCCTTGTTGATCCAGATGGAGCAATGAATGACATTCGTAACCTAGATAAT ATAAGCTTCTCTGATTGGTTCTTGTCCAAAGGGGGGACACGCATGAGTATCCAGAGGATGTGGGATCCTGTTGCTTATGCTTTGGGTTTCATCGACTGTGATAATATTAGTGCTCGTTGTATGCTGACAATATTTTCCCTTTTTGCTACTAAGACTGAGGCTTCCCTACTACGCATGCTTAAAGGTTCCCCAGATGTTTATTTGAGTGGCCCCATCAAAAAGTATATCGTGGACAAGGGAGGAAG GTTCCATCTAAGATGGGGGTGCAGGGAAGTTCTTTATGATAGATTGCCTGATGGAGGTGTCTATGTAACAGGCCTTGCCATGTCTAAG GCTACTCAAAAGAAAATTGTAAAAGCTGATGCTTATGTTGCAG CTTGTGATGTCCCTGGAATTAAAAGATTAGTTCCTCGGAATTGGAGGGAATGGGAATTCTTTGATAATATCTTTAAACTGGTTGGAGTGCCTGTCGTCACAGTTCAGCTTCGATATAATGGATGGGTTACAGAGTTGAGGGACTTGGAACGTGCAAG ACAACTAAGGCAAGCAACAGGATTGGACAATCTCCTTTACACTCCAGATGCAGACTTCTCATGCTTTGCAGACCTTGCACTCACATCTCCTGAAGATTATTATCTTGAGGGCCAAGGATCGTTGCTCCA ATGTGTACTTACACCTGGCGATCCTTACATGCCCCTGCTAAATGATGAAATTATAAAAAGGGTTACAAAGCAG GTTTTGTCTCTTTTTCCATCTTCCCAAGGTCTCGAAGTCACATGGTCATCAGTAGTCAAAATCGGACAGTCTTTATATCGTGAAGGACCCGGTAAAGATCCATTCAGGCCTGATCAGAAGACTCCAGTAAAAAACTTCTTCCTTGCTGGCTCCTACACAAAACAG GATTACATAGACAGCATGGAAGGAGCCACCTTGTCTGGCAGACAAGCTTCAGCTTATATATGCAATGCCGGGGAAGAGTTGACAGCATTACGAAAGGTTATTGCCGTCGTCGAAATGGAAAAGGCTGGAGCTGCTACTATTACGTCTGATGAGTTGACCCTTGCATAA